Genomic DNA from Terriglobia bacterium:
CGCGCCGCCCCGGAAAAGAACTCGGCAATACGCGTGGAAACTTTTCTTGCGCACGACAAGCTTGGGCAGGGCGGGGAAAGCGCGCGGGTATTGGCGTTTGGGGAACTCGGCAATGGCTATCGCGGCGCCGCCGACATGAATGTGGTCAGTTCGTTCGTTTTCCGGCAGGTCTATGAAGATGGACTGAACCTGATCTCCTCGCCCGTCACGAACTCCGTGGCGTTTGTCAGCAAAAACACGCCGAATCTCAGTTCTAACCTTCTGTTTCTGCGTGACGGTGTGTTCTACACGCCCGACCCGACCGTCGTATTGCAGAAAGCTCCGAGCATAGAGTTCGGTGTTCCAGACCGTCGATTGGGGAGCGTACCGCTTTATTTCGATGCCGATTCAGGTTTTACCGGCATCGCCCGGCGCGATGCGAATATCAATACGGGATATGTCCCGCGCCTGGATCTTCACCCGTCGTTCGAATTGCCGGTTATCCGGTCGAATCTTTTCGACTGGAGCCATCGCCTGGGCTTTGAAGAAAGCGCTTATGGGCGATCGCTCGCGTCGCAAACGACTCTCGGGGGCGGATTCAATCGCTTTTCCGTCGATTACAATTCGCATCTCGTCGGCCCGCAACTGGAACGTGATTTCGGGAACTGGCGGCATGTTTTCGAACCGGCTGTGGATTACAACTACGTCAGCGGAGCCGATCGATTCCGGAACACGATCCCCGTTGATAACGTCGATCTCGTCACCCACACCAACGAAGTCCAATACGGCTTCACGAACCGCCTGTTCTCGAAACGCGAGATCTTTTCCTGGCAGATCGCGCAGAAGTACTTCCTGGATCCGACCTTCGGCGGCGCCGTGGTTCCCGGCCAGCGGAACGTATTCGCGCCGGTGCTCAATCTTTCCGGGTTCTCCTTCCTGGATGGTCCGAGACGGTTTTCGCCAATCGTATCGACAATGCGTCTCGCGACCACGCCAAACACCTCGGAGGACGTCGAGGTGGATTACGATACCCAGTATCACATCGTCCGCGACGTCGGCGTTATCGGCAACGCCAATCGGGGACTGATTACCGGCGGCATCTCATATTTCTATACCCACTCCAGCTCGATCGAGGTTCCGAACGACGAAATCCGCTCCAGTCTGAGCTACGGAAACCGCTTGAAACCCGGATTCAGCGGGGCTGTCAGTTTTTCCTATGACGTTCTCCATTCACTTTTCCAGGGATCGACCGCCGAGGTTGGCTATAATACAAACTGTTTCGGCCTCAATTTCGAAGTCAGCCAATACAATATCGGCTCCCGCGTCGAGAGCCGTTTCCTGTTTTCGTTCACGTTGAAGGACGTTGGATCCTTCGGGACGATGAGGCCTGGGGAGAGACTCTTCTGAACTGATGGCATTCCCGGTACATCGCATGCGCCGGTTGCGGCGCACCCAGCGCCTCCGCAACCTTGTCCGGGAAACGAGACTGTCTCCCGAATCGATGATCTACCCGATTTTCGTGTGCCCCGGCGAAAACATCCGCACGGAAGTCAGTTCGATGCCCGGGCAATATAATCTCTCAGTCGACAATGCAGTAAAGATCGCCCGCGAGGCGGAGCAGGCCGGTATCGGCGGCATCATTTTATTTGGTCTCCCTGAAGAGAAGGATGATGTCGGCTCGGACTGTTATGACGAGAACGGCATCATCCAGACGGCGCTTCGCGCGATCCGCGAAAACGTCCGGAATCTGCTGCTGATCACGGACGTCTGCATGTGCGAATACACGTCCCATGGGCACTGCGGCGTCATCAAGCACAGCGATGTGCAGAATGATGCAACTTTGAAATTGCTGGCCGATTCATCCGTCAGCCATGTACGCGCCGGGGCGGACATGGTTGCGCCTTCGGACATGATGGACGGCCGCGTCGCGGCAATCCGCCAGGCTCTGGATGCGGAGGGATTCAGCAACACGCCGATCATGGCGTATTCGGCAAAGTACGCTTCCGGGTTCTACGGTCCGTTCCGTGAAGCGGCCGGAGCCACCCCAAAGTTCGGTGACCGCCGCAGCTACCAGATGGATCCCCCGAATGCCAGGGAGGCCCTTCGGGAAATTGCTCTCGATATCGATGAAGGCGCCGACATCGTGATGGTGAAACCCGCGCTCTCGTATCTCGATATCATCGCCCGCGCCAGGGAACAGTTCGACGTGCCGCTGGCCGCGTATCAAGTCAGCGGCGAGTACGCCATGATCGAAGCCGCCGCGCGAGCCGGATGGATCGACAGGGAGCGCATCATCATGGAAACAACGACGGCCGTCAAACGCGCCGGCGCCGACATTCTCATTACGTACTACGCCCTCGAACTTTCAAAGATGTTATGAGCCGGTCCGAAGAACTCTTCAGTCGAGCGCAAAAAGTAATACCGGGTGGAGTGAATTCGCCCGTCCGCGCCTTTCGGGCCGTGGGCGGCAAGCCGATTTTCATTCAACGTGGAAACGGCTCGCATATCTGGGATGTGGATGGCGGGGAATACATCGATTACATCGGATCGTGGGGGCCGCTGATATTCGGCCATCGGCCGCCCGAGGTTCTGAAAGCCCTGGGCGAGGTGCTCGAAGTGGGTACATCCTTCGGAGCGCCCACCGAACGGGAAGTTGAAATCGCCGAGTTGATCTGCAGCATCGTGCCGTCCGTCGACAAAGTACGCCTCGTGAATTCCGGCACCGAAGCAACGCTCAGCGCCATACGCGTAGCCCGTGGATATACGGGACGGGAACGCATCGTCAAATTCGACGGCTGCTACCACGGCCACGGCGACAGCCTTCTCGTCAAAGCAGGCTCCGGTGTCGCGACCCTCGGCCTGCCCGACAGCCCGGGAGTGCCGGCAGGTCTGGCCGAACTCACAACGGTGCTGCCGTTCAATGATCCGGCTGCTCTGACTCGCGAACTCACGGCCCGTAAAAACGAGATTGCCTGCGTCATTGTTGAACCTATAGTCGGCAATATGGGCTGCGTGCCTCCGCGCGGCGGCTATCTGAAGACCCTGCGCGATATCACACAACAGCTCGGCATTGTTCTGATTTTTGACGAGGTGATGACCGGCTTTCGCGTCGCTCTCGGCGGCGCCCAGGAAGTGTACGGCATCGCGCCGGACCTGACGACGATGGGGAAAGTGATCGGCGGTGGTCTTCCCGTGGGTGCTTATGGCGGCAGGGCGGACATTATGGACAAGGTCGCTCCCGCCGGGCCCATCTATCAGGCCGGAACGTTGTCCGGCAATCCGCTGGCTGTGGCGGCCGGCCTTGCAACATTGCGGCGGCTTAAGAAAGAAAATCCGTACCCCGGATTGGAGTTATTGGGTGCGCGGCTGGAAAAGGGGCTTCTGGACGCCGCTTCGAAGGCCGGTGTGTCTGTGCAGGTGAATCGCGCCGGTTCGATGTTCACGGTTTTTTTCACGGACAAGGAAGTGTTCGATTTCGGATCCGCCAGGACTTGCGATACGAACCGGTTTAATCGTTTCTTCCACTCGATGCTGGAACAGGGAGTCTATTGGCCTCCATCGCAGTTCGAAGCAGCGTTCATTTCCGCGGCCCACACTGAGCAGGACGTGGACCTCACTGTCGCGGCAGCGGCAAAGGCATTCGCAGCATGACGACTACTGCGCCTTTTGGCTGTTGGAAATCTCCGATTACGAGCAGGCTCCTAACCTCGTCCGGGATCGGATTCAGCGAGCTTCAGTTTTCAAACGGCAACCTGTATTGGCTCGAGAGCCGGCCCGACGAAGCGGGACGCGTCGTTATCGTGCGGTGTCCTGCGAGCGGATCGCCTTCAGACGGCTTGCCCCGCGAGTACAATGCGAGGACGCGCGCGCACGAATATGGCGGCGGCGCCTATTTCGTTCACGGCGATACGGTCTTTTTCTCGAACTTCAAGGATCAGCGGCTCTACCGGTTGGGTCCGGATACGGCGCCGCAAGCCATCACGCCGGAGCCGCCGCAGCCGGGCAGCCTGCGATACGCCGATGGACGCGTCACGCCGAACGGGAAAACCATCGTCTGCGTCAGGGAACGGCACGAGCCCGGACGCGAGGCTGTGAATGAGCTTGTCGCGCTGCCTGCCGACGGTTCGGCCGAACCTCACGTCATCGCATGCGACTATGACTTCTATTCTTTCCCGCGGATCAGTCCCGACGGCAAACAGCTCGCATGGACCTGCTGGCGCCATCCGCAGATGCCGTGGGACGGAACCGAACTCTGGACCGGCGATCTCAGTCCCGACGGCTGGATCTCCAACCCGCGTGCTGTTGCAGGCTCCGCGGCCGAATCGGTCTTTCAACCGGAATGGGCCGCCGACGGTTCGCTGTACTTCATTTCCGATCGGACCGGCTGGTGGAATTTATACGCCGATATTGCCGGTCAGGTCGTTCCGATTTTTGAGATCGACGCTGAAATCGGCGTGCCCCAATGGGTCTTTGGCTATTCCAGATATGCATTTCTTTCCGGCGGC
This window encodes:
- the hemB gene encoding porphobilinogen synthase; this translates as MAFPVHRMRRLRRTQRLRNLVRETRLSPESMIYPIFVCPGENIRTEVSSMPGQYNLSVDNAVKIAREAEQAGIGGIILFGLPEEKDDVGSDCYDENGIIQTALRAIRENVRNLLLITDVCMCEYTSHGHCGVIKHSDVQNDATLKLLADSSVSHVRAGADMVAPSDMMDGRVAAIRQALDAEGFSNTPIMAYSAKYASGFYGPFREAAGATPKFGDRRSYQMDPPNAREALREIALDIDEGADIVMVKPALSYLDIIARAREQFDVPLAAYQVSGEYAMIEAAARAGWIDRERIIMETTTAVKRAGADILITYYALELSKML
- the hemL gene encoding glutamate-1-semialdehyde 2,1-aminomutase, which produces MSRSEELFSRAQKVIPGGVNSPVRAFRAVGGKPIFIQRGNGSHIWDVDGGEYIDYIGSWGPLIFGHRPPEVLKALGEVLEVGTSFGAPTEREVEIAELICSIVPSVDKVRLVNSGTEATLSAIRVARGYTGRERIVKFDGCYHGHGDSLLVKAGSGVATLGLPDSPGVPAGLAELTTVLPFNDPAALTRELTARKNEIACVIVEPIVGNMGCVPPRGGYLKTLRDITQQLGIVLIFDEVMTGFRVALGGAQEVYGIAPDLTTMGKVIGGGLPVGAYGGRADIMDKVAPAGPIYQAGTLSGNPLAVAAGLATLRRLKKENPYPGLELLGARLEKGLLDAASKAGVSVQVNRAGSMFTVFFTDKEVFDFGSARTCDTNRFNRFFHSMLEQGVYWPPSQFEAAFISAAHTEQDVDLTVAAAAKAFAA
- the lptD gene encoding LPS assembly protein LptD, with the translated sequence MAADSQSRDGNISHAKGHVVATYRDMKIEADDMTYNDDTQIVEADGHVVYTHEHEHLTGDHVSVHVDTKEGDFTNVSGELGPGFYIKAATAHRTEDGIFRLEKASFSSCCDEKRQGWRMDAAKAVVKPHEAITSDGSVFRLENVPILYMPYIKISSDRERQSGFLIPSTSTSTTKGRAIHEGFYWAINRSADLTITGQYFSLRGPAAGFAFRAAPEKNSAIRVETFLAHDKLGQGGESARVLAFGELGNGYRGAADMNVVSSFVFRQVYEDGLNLISSPVTNSVAFVSKNTPNLSSNLLFLRDGVFYTPDPTVVLQKAPSIEFGVPDRRLGSVPLYFDADSGFTGIARRDANINTGYVPRLDLHPSFELPVIRSNLFDWSHRLGFEESAYGRSLASQTTLGGGFNRFSVDYNSHLVGPQLERDFGNWRHVFEPAVDYNYVSGADRFRNTIPVDNVDLVTHTNEVQYGFTNRLFSKREIFSWQIAQKYFLDPTFGGAVVPGQRNVFAPVLNLSGFSFLDGPRRFSPIVSTMRLATTPNTSEDVEVDYDTQYHIVRDVGVIGNANRGLITGGISYFYTHSSSIEVPNDEIRSSLSYGNRLKPGFSGAVSFSYDVLHSLFQGSTAEVGYNTNCFGLNFEVSQYNIGSRVESRFLFSFTLKDVGSFGTMRPGERLF
- a CDS encoding prolyl oligopeptidase family serine peptidase — its product is MTTTAPFGCWKSPITSRLLTSSGIGFSELQFSNGNLYWLESRPDEAGRVVIVRCPASGSPSDGLPREYNARTRAHEYGGGAYFVHGDTVFFSNFKDQRLYRLGPDTAPQAITPEPPQPGSLRYADGRVTPNGKTIVCVRERHEPGREAVNELVALPADGSAEPHVIACDYDFYSFPRISPDGKQLAWTCWRHPQMPWDGTELWTGDLSPDGWISNPRAVAGSAAESVFQPEWAADGSLYFISDRTGWWNLYADIAGQVVPIFEIDAEIGVPQWVFGYSRYAFLSGGRIACIVDKNGFEYIAVLDTRSSTRTKLELPHTAFSSIRSDGADTLFFSAASGTMAAEVAAFRLGDKNTRVLKRSLEINIDPAHLSEPEAIEFPTSNDLTSYALFYRPKNKDFAGPQGERPPLLVIGHGGPTSATSPALRLSVQYWTNRGFAVVDVNYGGSTGYGRAYRERLKGNWGVVDVEDCINAARYLEKRGDVDGKRMAIRGGSAGGYTTLCALVFHDVFAAGASYFGVADLETLARDTHKFESRYEDSMVGPYPEAAE